A genome region from Deltaproteobacteria bacterium includes the following:
- a CDS encoding MG2 domain-containing protein, protein MDRARQEFSMAQKWWLRSARGLVSALALGVALAGGCSGAGMGGEAGVGGDSASDGVIRIDEAKLSATSAAGVLSVDIPIESLGDAARGRLEVWIATVDGKTRLGAASVSYEVGSGATAHVTATLTAPAGVLEQADWALYNLRITDGAEEALRLTTSLLRVVSPYALTLDGPAQISAGRKVSYRVHAAHPFTQRPQGGLEVALDVKRGDALVSNLTRVTDASGDAVFQVEPTGAPGSYTVRAHARAQGTEASLTSPVSVVEPARKVLLTTDKPVYQPGQTLFLRALALTPPENRPLANATARFELEDGKGNKLMMRELATDAYGVAATQFTLGRILNMGTFKVRVVVDGTTTEKTVEVSRYSLPKYRVGVVVARPWYGPGDTVTGSLDAGYFFGKPVSGASVTIEGVTVDVGETLFGSVVGKTDANGKMSFSLPLPKSLVGLPLEQGNALVTLRATVTDGAGQQVKRETPVAVAAAPLHVVVVPEATSLVPGIENRLDLFVSDPLGQPVANAVASVRAGNQVLSAKTDEFGQAALRWVPRSGAATLEVTVTPASGKPVTQDFSFDAQSGSEHVLVRTDKSVYAIGETVKVEVLATPGEAHAYLDWLSEGQAVDMRTLDLDASGRASFTMPADTTLRGTNRIEAYVVDDDGNVGRAGRTIFLRTDAALSVSLSTDKPEYRPGEPAQLTFSVTDEQGAPAVAALGVQVVDEAVFSVIDSRPGLLSTVFELDDAYAEPRYELQAPPGALSDLLFGKTRSRDAAEASAAQERTAAALAALGSGSFTGLHLTSWPEVIQGAKTQLAPYYEAEKARIVRATQPAVTAAVRALAARGCTETGRWCDSEQRSFGEALILRVKGALAQYDFWGNAYSIDGSPFDAALHVRSAGPDEQVNTADDHALTISLAELGVEDSLPPMADGNGPMPGGGNADAGGGMGGAGGASGVEQSSGPRVRKDFPETLYVNPELITDANGKATVSVELADSITSWRVSTLAHSAGGKLGGGQAGIKVFQDFFADISFPATLTRGDELEFPIAVYNYLSTKQAVKLELASGTWYTPLGATTKTVELLPGEVVGVRFPVRVETVGLQTLTVTATGSSASDALARNVLVVPDGKALSAAVSGALAPGSVSHAVDFPANAVPGSPEMYLEIYPALLAQAVTGMDSMLAVPNGCFEQTTSTTWPNVLVTRYMNQTGQITPAIALKAESLISAGYQRLLTFEHPGGGFSWFGTQDAAPFLSVTAFGLMEFADMAKVQLVDAAMIARTQAWLLAQQKSDGSWEGDVSEFFSFQTSAVRNTAFVLWALADNGYTGAEVGRGLAYVKASLGDDTDPYTLGLVANAFATAAPNDAFLAGVLAKLHAAKQTDGERTYWDTDGTQTNFYGGGADAAVSATALVARAMLLSGGFKDDVDGALAFLVASKDPAGNFGSTQATIWTLRALLLAAEKGTEGAVGTLAVEVDGAPFTTLSLTPDQAEVMTTVDMKPLATLGSHQVTLSFAGTGKVSYNLVTRHNLPWAAVPPDATGPLGVSVSYDKRSLAVDERVEATVTVKNHTASAQGMLIVTVGIPPGFAVETEALDAYRAAGALSNYELTGKQLTLYLSSLGASASQSYRYGLRATMPVKASDGGASAYLYYQPEQRASAPAATLEVSAD, encoded by the coding sequence TTGGATCGAGCCCGACAGGAGTTCTCGATGGCACAGAAGTGGTGGCTCAGGAGCGCGCGCGGGTTGGTGAGCGCGTTGGCGCTCGGGGTGGCGCTCGCGGGCGGATGCTCGGGGGCTGGTATGGGCGGCGAGGCCGGCGTCGGGGGCGACTCGGCGAGCGACGGCGTGATCCGCATCGACGAGGCGAAGCTCTCGGCGACCTCCGCGGCCGGCGTGCTCAGCGTGGACATCCCGATCGAGTCGCTCGGGGACGCGGCGCGGGGCCGGCTCGAGGTGTGGATCGCGACGGTCGACGGCAAGACCCGGCTCGGAGCCGCGAGCGTGAGCTACGAGGTCGGAAGCGGCGCCACCGCGCACGTGACCGCCACGCTGACGGCGCCGGCGGGCGTCCTCGAGCAGGCGGACTGGGCGCTCTACAACCTCCGCATCACCGACGGCGCCGAGGAGGCGCTGCGGCTCACGACCAGCCTGCTCCGCGTGGTGTCGCCCTACGCGCTGACGCTCGACGGACCCGCGCAGATCTCGGCGGGCAGGAAGGTGTCGTACCGCGTGCACGCCGCGCACCCCTTCACCCAGCGGCCGCAGGGGGGGCTCGAGGTCGCGCTCGACGTGAAGCGCGGCGACGCGCTCGTCTCGAACCTGACCCGCGTCACGGACGCCTCCGGCGATGCGGTATTCCAAGTGGAACCGACCGGCGCGCCCGGCTCGTACACGGTTCGGGCGCACGCCCGCGCGCAGGGCACCGAGGCCAGCCTCACGAGCCCGGTGAGCGTCGTCGAGCCCGCGCGGAAGGTGCTGCTCACCACCGACAAGCCCGTCTATCAGCCGGGGCAGACGCTCTTTCTTCGCGCGCTCGCGCTCACCCCGCCCGAGAACCGGCCGCTCGCGAACGCCACGGCGCGCTTCGAGCTCGAGGACGGCAAGGGGAATAAGCTCATGATGCGCGAGCTTGCCACCGACGCCTACGGCGTGGCGGCCACGCAGTTCACGCTCGGCCGGATCTTGAACATGGGCACCTTCAAGGTGCGAGTCGTCGTGGACGGCACCACCACCGAGAAGACCGTCGAGGTGTCGCGCTACTCGCTGCCGAAGTACCGCGTGGGCGTCGTCGTGGCTCGGCCCTGGTACGGCCCGGGCGATACGGTGACCGGGAGCCTCGATGCGGGCTATTTCTTCGGTAAGCCGGTGTCGGGCGCGAGCGTGACCATCGAGGGCGTCACGGTGGACGTCGGCGAGACGCTCTTCGGCAGCGTGGTCGGCAAGACCGACGCGAACGGCAAGATGAGCTTCTCGCTGCCGCTGCCGAAGAGCCTGGTCGGGCTCCCGCTCGAGCAAGGCAACGCGCTCGTCACGCTCCGCGCGACCGTCACCGACGGCGCCGGGCAGCAAGTGAAACGGGAGACGCCGGTCGCGGTCGCCGCCGCGCCGCTCCACGTGGTGGTGGTGCCCGAGGCGACCTCGCTCGTGCCCGGCATCGAGAACCGCCTCGATCTCTTCGTGAGCGATCCGCTCGGGCAGCCGGTGGCGAACGCGGTGGCGAGCGTGCGCGCGGGAAACCAGGTGCTGTCCGCGAAGACCGACGAGTTTGGTCAGGCGGCGCTGCGCTGGGTACCGCGCTCGGGGGCGGCCACGCTCGAGGTGACCGTGACGCCCGCGAGCGGGAAGCCCGTCACCCAGGACTTCAGCTTCGACGCGCAGTCCGGCAGCGAGCACGTGCTCGTCCGCACGGACAAGTCCGTCTACGCGATCGGCGAGACGGTGAAGGTGGAGGTGCTCGCGACGCCCGGCGAGGCGCACGCCTACCTCGACTGGTTGAGCGAGGGTCAGGCGGTCGACATGCGCACGCTCGACCTCGACGCGAGCGGGCGGGCCAGCTTCACTATGCCGGCCGACACGACGCTGCGCGGCACGAATCGCATCGAGGCCTACGTCGTCGACGACGACGGCAACGTGGGCCGCGCCGGGCGCACCATCTTCCTCCGCACCGACGCGGCGCTCAGCGTGAGCCTCTCGACCGACAAGCCGGAGTACCGGCCGGGCGAGCCCGCGCAGCTGACCTTCTCCGTGACCGACGAGCAGGGCGCGCCAGCGGTCGCGGCGCTCGGCGTGCAGGTGGTGGACGAGGCGGTGTTCTCGGTCATCGACTCGCGGCCCGGGCTCCTGTCGACCGTGTTCGAGCTCGACGACGCCTACGCCGAGCCTCGCTACGAGCTCCAGGCGCCGCCGGGGGCGCTCTCCGACCTCCTCTTCGGCAAGACACGCTCGCGGGATGCGGCCGAGGCGAGCGCCGCGCAGGAGCGCACCGCCGCGGCGCTCGCGGCGCTCGGCTCGGGTTCGTTCACGGGACTGCACCTCACGAGCTGGCCGGAGGTCATCCAAGGCGCGAAGACGCAGCTCGCTCCCTACTACGAGGCCGAGAAGGCGCGGATCGTCCGGGCGACGCAACCGGCGGTGACCGCGGCGGTGCGCGCCCTCGCGGCGCGCGGCTGCACGGAGACGGGACGCTGGTGCGACTCCGAGCAGCGCTCGTTCGGCGAGGCGCTCATCTTGCGCGTGAAGGGCGCGCTCGCTCAGTACGATTTCTGGGGCAACGCCTACTCGATCGACGGCTCCCCGTTCGACGCGGCGCTTCACGTGCGGAGCGCCGGTCCGGACGAGCAAGTGAACACCGCCGACGATCACGCGCTCACCATCAGCCTGGCGGAGCTCGGCGTCGAAGACAGCCTCCCGCCCATGGCGGATGGCAATGGCCCGATGCCCGGCGGCGGAAATGCGGACGCCGGCGGCGGTATGGGCGGCGCAGGGGGCGCGAGCGGCGTCGAGCAGAGCTCGGGGCCGCGTGTCCGCAAGGACTTCCCCGAGACGCTGTACGTGAACCCCGAGCTCATCACCGACGCGAACGGGAAGGCGACCGTGAGCGTCGAGCTCGCCGACAGCATCACGAGCTGGCGCGTCTCGACGCTCGCGCACTCGGCGGGCGGCAAGCTCGGCGGCGGGCAGGCCGGCATCAAGGTCTTCCAGGACTTCTTCGCCGACATCAGCTTCCCCGCGACCTTGACCCGGGGTGACGAGCTCGAGTTTCCGATCGCGGTCTATAACTACCTCTCCACCAAGCAGGCCGTGAAGCTCGAGCTCGCGAGCGGGACCTGGTACACGCCGCTCGGCGCCACCACGAAGACGGTGGAGCTCTTGCCCGGAGAGGTGGTCGGAGTTCGCTTCCCGGTGCGCGTCGAGACGGTCGGGCTACAGACGCTCACGGTGACCGCGACGGGGAGCTCCGCCTCCGACGCGCTCGCTCGCAACGTGCTGGTGGTGCCGGACGGCAAGGCGCTGTCGGCCGCGGTGAGCGGCGCGCTCGCGCCGGGGAGCGTCTCGCACGCGGTGGACTTTCCCGCCAACGCGGTGCCCGGATCACCCGAGATGTACCTCGAGATCTATCCGGCGCTGCTCGCGCAGGCCGTGACCGGGATGGACAGCATGCTGGCGGTGCCGAACGGCTGCTTCGAGCAGACCACCAGCACGACCTGGCCGAACGTGCTCGTCACCCGCTACATGAACCAGACCGGACAGATCACGCCGGCCATCGCGCTCAAGGCCGAGAGCCTCATCTCGGCCGGCTATCAGCGACTGCTCACCTTCGAGCACCCGGGCGGCGGGTTCTCCTGGTTCGGCACCCAAGACGCCGCGCCGTTCCTCTCGGTCACCGCCTTCGGGCTGATGGAGTTCGCGGACATGGCCAAGGTGCAGCTGGTCGACGCGGCGATGATCGCGCGCACCCAGGCCTGGCTCCTCGCCCAGCAGAAGTCGGACGGCTCGTGGGAGGGTGACGTCTCCGAGTTCTTCTCGTTCCAGACGAGCGCCGTGCGAAATACCGCGTTCGTGCTGTGGGCGCTCGCGGACAACGGCTACACGGGCGCGGAGGTCGGGCGTGGGCTCGCGTATGTGAAGGCGAGCCTCGGCGACGACACGGATCCGTATACGCTCGGCTTGGTGGCCAATGCGTTCGCGACCGCCGCCCCGAACGACGCCTTCCTCGCGGGCGTGCTCGCGAAGCTCCACGCGGCGAAGCAGACCGACGGTGAGCGGACGTACTGGGACACCGACGGGACACAGACCAACTTCTACGGCGGTGGTGCCGACGCCGCGGTGAGCGCGACCGCGCTGGTCGCGCGCGCGATGCTGCTCTCGGGAGGCTTCAAGGACGACGTGGACGGCGCGCTCGCCTTCCTCGTTGCCTCGAAGGATCCGGCGGGTAACTTCGGTTCGACGCAGGCGACCATCTGGACGCTCCGCGCGCTGCTCCTCGCCGCCGAGAAGGGCACCGAGGGCGCCGTGGGGACCCTCGCCGTCGAGGTGGATGGCGCGCCCTTCACGACGCTCTCGCTCACCCCCGACCAGGCGGAGGTCATGACCACCGTCGACATGAAGCCGCTCGCCACGCTCGGGTCGCATCAGGTCACGCTCTCCTTCGCGGGCACCGGCAAGGTCAGCTACAACCTGGTGACGCGTCACAACCTCCCGTGGGCCGCTGTGCCGCCGGACGCGACCGGTCCGCTCGGCGTGAGCGTCTCCTACGACAAGCGTTCGCTCGCGGTGGACGAGCGGGTCGAGGCGACCGTCACCGTGAAGAACCACACCGCGAGCGCGCAGGGCATGCTCATCGTCACGGTGGGGATCCCTCCCGGGTTTGCCGTCGAGACAGAGGCGCTCGACGCCTACCGGGCGGCGGGCGCGCTCTCCAACTACGAGCTCACCGGCAAGCAGCTCACGCTCTATCTGAGCTCGCTCGGAGCGAGCGCTTCGCAGAGCTACCGCTATGGGCTCCGGGCCACCATGCCGGTGAAGGCGAGCGACGGCGGCGCGAGCGCGTATCTCTATTACCAGCCGGAGCAGCGAGCCTCCGCGCCCGCGGCGACGCTCGAAGTGAGCGCCGACTGA
- a CDS encoding serine hydrolase, translated as MAVRALVRDARANGSDELVLVKDGVLVGDWVFTAGRAPIQTMSITKSVLSLAVGVLVDAGKLDLDQPVSTWFPEWKSGAHAKITVRHLLSHTSGLSEPERTVELYRSRDFVAHALARPVEREPGTEFHYSNEGANLVSAVIARVSGERADRFVARTLFAPLGIGDFWWSLDRAGNAHGLAGLHLRPRELARLGELIDRRGRWEGRQIVSEGWLERSTAQLASVQPNSKRLGLFWWLAPAWTRVEVDDATVARWRDAGVDAAFIERVAPVRGKVFPSASALAAELRALFGDPALKEWTLQTTERGVPDARFDFGPIDGVYSAGTLGQYLVVLPRDHLVAVRMRRAPKGRPDPHAPDPAFPDFVERVQGLLR; from the coding sequence GTGGCCGTTCGCGCGCTCGTCCGCGACGCGCGCGCGAACGGCTCGGACGAGCTCGTGCTCGTGAAGGATGGCGTCCTGGTCGGCGACTGGGTCTTCACGGCCGGGCGCGCCCCGATCCAGACCATGTCGATCACGAAATCCGTGCTCTCGCTCGCGGTCGGCGTGCTCGTCGACGCGGGCAAGCTCGACCTCGATCAACCGGTGAGCACCTGGTTTCCCGAGTGGAAGAGCGGCGCTCACGCGAAGATCACCGTTCGCCATCTGCTCTCGCACACCTCGGGGCTCAGCGAGCCGGAGCGCACCGTCGAGCTCTACCGGAGCCGCGATTTCGTCGCGCACGCGCTCGCGCGACCGGTCGAGCGCGAGCCGGGGACAGAGTTTCACTACTCGAACGAGGGCGCCAACCTGGTGAGCGCCGTCATCGCCCGAGTGAGCGGTGAGCGCGCCGATCGCTTCGTGGCGCGCACGCTCTTCGCGCCGCTCGGGATCGGTGACTTCTGGTGGAGCCTCGATCGCGCCGGCAACGCCCACGGCCTCGCGGGGCTCCACCTGCGCCCGCGCGAGCTCGCGAGGCTCGGCGAGCTCATCGACCGGCGCGGTCGCTGGGAGGGCCGACAAATCGTCAGCGAGGGCTGGCTCGAGCGGTCCACCGCGCAACTTGCCTCGGTGCAGCCGAATAGCAAGCGGCTCGGCCTCTTCTGGTGGCTCGCGCCCGCGTGGACGCGCGTCGAAGTGGACGACGCCACCGTCGCGCGCTGGCGCGACGCCGGCGTCGACGCGGCGTTCATCGAGCGCGTCGCGCCGGTGCGCGGCAAGGTGTTCCCTTCCGCGAGCGCGCTCGCCGCCGAGCTGCGCGCGCTGTTCGGCGACCCCGCGCTGAAGGAGTGGACGCTGCAGACGACCGAGCGCGGCGTGCCGGACGCGCGCTTCGACTTCGGTCCCATCGACGGCGTCTACTCGGCGGGTACGCTCGGGCAGTACCTGGTGGTCTTGCCGCGCGACCACCTGGTCGCGGTGAGGATGCGCCGCGCTCCGAAGGGCCGCCCCGACCCGCACGCTCCCGATCCGGCGTTCCCCGACTTCGTGGAGCGCGTCCAGGGACTGCTCCGCTGA
- a CDS encoding response regulator translates to MRILVVEDQDSIRRMIEALVQARGYEVTAVASGTKAIDVAMTRPPDIVLLDLMLPGQYDGFEVCKRLRADPTTRKVPVIIISALDDAQSRQHATEVGATAYYTKPFSPIALLKEIDRLYAQSRT, encoded by the coding sequence ATGCGCATTCTCGTCGTCGAGGATCAGGACTCGATCCGACGCATGATCGAGGCACTGGTGCAGGCCCGCGGATACGAGGTCACCGCGGTAGCCTCGGGCACCAAGGCGATCGACGTCGCGATGACCCGGCCACCGGACATCGTGCTCCTCGATCTGATGCTCCCCGGGCAGTACGACGGGTTCGAGGTCTGCAAGCGCCTGCGCGCCGACCCGACGACCCGGAAGGTGCCGGTGATCATCATCAGCGCGCTCGACGACGCCCAGTCGCGCCAGCACGCGACCGAGGTGGGGGCCACCGCGTACTACACCAAGCCGTTCAGCCCGATCGCGCTGCTCAAGGAGATCGACCGCCTGTACGCCCAGTCGCGAACCTGA
- a CDS encoding TerB family tellurite resistance protein: protein MAILKGLVSVAWADGRVADEELEVIEALLQAFNATPSEAAEVRSYAKTQRTLDDVPVTDLSYDDRRVLLQHAVLLTHIDGEQAEAEQQLIDGLCERLRIPSVEAKGIIFAAEERAKEFLNLL, encoded by the coding sequence ATGGCGATCCTGAAAGGGCTCGTGAGCGTGGCGTGGGCCGATGGCCGCGTCGCCGACGAGGAACTGGAGGTGATCGAGGCGCTCCTGCAGGCGTTCAACGCGACGCCGAGCGAGGCCGCCGAGGTGCGCAGCTACGCCAAGACCCAGCGTACGCTCGATGACGTGCCGGTCACGGATCTGAGCTACGATGATCGGCGCGTGCTGCTCCAGCACGCGGTGCTGCTCACCCACATCGACGGCGAGCAGGCGGAGGCCGAGCAGCAGCTCATCGACGGGCTCTGCGAGCGGCTGCGGATCCCTTCGGTCGAGGCCAAGGGCATCATCTTCGCCGCCGAGGAGCGCGCGAAGGAATTCCTGAACCTGCTCTGA
- the hisF gene encoding imidazole glycerol phosphate synthase subunit HisF — MLAKRIIPCLDVRAGRVVKGVNFVDIRDAGDPVEAARRYDAEGADELTFLDITASHEGRGALLDVVRRTADAVFTPLTVGGGVRETADVRALLDAGADKVSVNSAALERPALIGEIAERWGCQALVVAIDAKSAGPRRWEVFTHGGRRATGIDAVEWAARAASLGAGELLLTSMDRDGTRAGYDLDLLRAVVGAVSVPVIASGGVGTLEHLREGLDEGGADAALAASIFHDRLHTISEAKRYLRARGVVVRGGAA; from the coding sequence ATGCTCGCCAAGCGCATCATCCCGTGCCTCGATGTCCGCGCCGGACGGGTCGTGAAGGGGGTGAATTTCGTGGATATTCGCGATGCTGGCGATCCGGTCGAGGCGGCCCGCCGCTATGATGCGGAGGGGGCGGACGAGCTCACCTTCCTCGACATCACCGCCTCCCACGAGGGGCGCGGCGCGCTGCTCGACGTCGTCCGACGGACCGCAGACGCAGTGTTCACTCCGCTCACCGTCGGAGGCGGGGTGCGGGAAACCGCGGACGTGCGCGCCCTGCTCGACGCCGGGGCGGACAAGGTGAGCGTGAACTCGGCGGCGCTCGAGCGCCCCGCGCTGATCGGTGAGATCGCCGAGCGCTGGGGTTGCCAGGCGCTGGTGGTGGCCATCGACGCGAAGAGCGCCGGCCCTCGGCGCTGGGAGGTCTTCACGCACGGCGGCCGTCGCGCGACCGGCATCGACGCGGTCGAGTGGGCGGCGCGCGCGGCGTCGCTCGGCGCAGGCGAGCTCTTGCTCACCAGCATGGATCGCGACGGGACGCGCGCTGGGTACGATCTCGACCTCTTGCGCGCGGTGGTCGGCGCCGTCTCGGTGCCCGTGATCGCGTCGGGCGGCGTGGGCACGCTCGAGCACCTGCGCGAAGGGCTCGACGAGGGCGGCGCGGACGCCGCGCTCGCCGCGTCCATCTTTCACGACCGACTCCACACCATCTCCGAGGCCAAGCGCTACTTGCGCGCTCGGGGTGTCGTGGTTCGGGGAGGAGCAGCATGA
- a CDS encoding serine/threonine-protein kinase: MPALSSASLVTDRTLDTHTDSAEELFVADPLIGVVVADRYRILERLGRGGMGVVYRVEHARIGKLMALKLLSGELGRDATLVARFKREALLASRLSHPNTVQVFDFGSSDGLVYLAMELLRGNDLGRIVRHGGPLGATRVTRIVIQICNSLSEAHAEGIVHRDLKPENIMIVRGQSGDDVVKVLDFGLAKLRESKELGDVTSRGAIVGTPYYMSPEQIRGEPVDARSDIYALGALMYACLTGQPVFDAPTPMGVLTKHLTETPIAPRERDGAPAIPSALNQIVLRCLEKDPALRFESARALQTALVESLRRESTSSSVDLLLDSKRVGHLADQDSEAATRAEVERYERKLKRRGALALSTALGVVLGLGVGGYHLWAHERAALSFDGGEREPNDTVGTANLVPFGAEVRGQLGRRLDRERGDRDFFRVSVPPEATAVSLSLTALPNLASCLWVYQSGEETSLGRYCSGRMGADLEIGALTLPAGPYLLLVTQDRDAYDSNPPPPVLENVSDSYRLRLARVEPTREREVEPNDTVKDASPIAIGQTFHGKLAWMRDIDVVCLARGSGRARFVVSDAPRTRAAVLRVTPRGGARDGIAVRVHGAGTDAGKSESDVSGEWSSPEVDTTPAPACLELELVVNPWAPPPHPNVAPAGAEEYTVRVEAG; the protein is encoded by the coding sequence ATGCCCGCCCTCTCCTCGGCGAGCCTGGTCACCGACCGCACCCTCGACACGCACACCGACTCCGCAGAGGAGCTCTTCGTCGCCGATCCGCTGATCGGGGTGGTGGTGGCCGATCGATACCGGATCCTGGAGCGGCTCGGCCGCGGGGGGATGGGGGTCGTCTACCGGGTCGAGCACGCTCGGATCGGCAAGCTGATGGCGCTGAAGCTCCTATCGGGCGAGCTCGGTCGGGACGCGACCTTGGTGGCGCGCTTCAAGCGCGAGGCGTTGCTGGCGAGCCGACTCTCGCACCCAAACACGGTCCAGGTGTTCGATTTCGGCAGCTCGGACGGGCTCGTCTACCTCGCCATGGAGCTCCTGCGCGGCAACGACCTCGGACGGATCGTCCGCCACGGCGGACCGCTCGGCGCGACCCGCGTGACGCGCATCGTGATCCAGATCTGCAACTCGCTCAGCGAAGCGCACGCCGAAGGCATCGTCCACCGCGACCTCAAGCCCGAGAACATCATGATCGTCCGCGGCCAGAGCGGCGACGACGTGGTGAAGGTCCTCGACTTCGGGCTCGCCAAGCTGCGCGAGTCGAAGGAGCTCGGAGACGTGACCTCGCGCGGCGCGATCGTCGGAACCCCTTACTACATGTCGCCCGAGCAGATCCGCGGTGAGCCGGTCGACGCTCGGAGCGACATCTACGCGCTCGGCGCGCTCATGTACGCGTGCCTCACCGGGCAGCCGGTGTTCGACGCCCCGACGCCCATGGGCGTCCTCACCAAGCACCTCACCGAGACTCCCATCGCGCCGCGAGAGCGCGACGGCGCGCCGGCCATCCCGAGCGCCCTGAACCAAATCGTGCTCCGCTGCCTCGAGAAGGACCCCGCCCTTCGATTCGAGAGCGCGCGCGCGCTGCAGACCGCGTTGGTCGAGTCGCTCCGCCGCGAGAGCACCAGCTCGAGCGTCGACCTCCTGCTCGACTCCAAGCGCGTGGGGCATCTCGCCGATCAGGACTCCGAAGCGGCCACCCGCGCCGAGGTCGAGCGGTACGAGCGCAAGCTGAAGCGCCGAGGGGCGCTCGCGCTGAGCACCGCCCTCGGGGTCGTGCTCGGCCTCGGGGTGGGTGGCTACCATCTCTGGGCGCATGAGCGGGCGGCGCTCTCGTTCGATGGCGGCGAGCGCGAGCCGAATGACACGGTGGGCACCGCGAACCTGGTGCCCTTCGGGGCGGAGGTGCGCGGGCAGCTCGGGCGACGCCTCGACCGCGAGCGCGGCGACCGTGATTTTTTCCGCGTGTCGGTGCCGCCCGAGGCGACCGCGGTGAGCCTCTCACTCACCGCCCTGCCGAACCTGGCGAGCTGCCTCTGGGTCTACCAGAGCGGCGAGGAGACCTCGCTCGGCCGCTACTGCTCCGGCCGCATGGGGGCCGATCTCGAGATCGGCGCCCTCACGCTCCCCGCCGGCCCCTATCTCCTCCTCGTCACCCAAGACCGCGACGCGTACGACTCGAACCCACCGCCGCCGGTGCTCGAGAACGTGTCCGACTCTTATCGCTTGAGGCTCGCCCGCGTCGAGCCGACCCGCGAGCGCGAGGTCGAGCCGAACGACACGGTGAAGGACGCGAGCCCCATCGCCATCGGTCAGACCTTCCACGGCAAGCTCGCCTGGATGCGCGACATCGACGTCGTGTGTCTCGCGCGCGGCTCGGGGCGCGCGCGCTTCGTGGTGAGCGACGCGCCGCGCACGCGCGCGGCCGTCCTGCGAGTCACGCCGCGCGGCGGGGCGCGCGACGGCATCGCCGTGCGCGTGCACGGGGCGGGCACCGACGCTGGCAAGTCCGAGAGTGACGTGTCCGGCGAGTGGTCGAGCCCGGAGGTCGACACGACCCCTGCCCCGGCGTGCCTCGAGCTCGAGCTGGTCGTAAACCCGTGGGCTCCGCCGCCTCACCCGAACGTCGCGCCCGCCGGCGCGGAGGAGTACACGGTCCGTGTCGAGGCCGGCTGA
- a CDS encoding PQQ-binding-like beta-propeller repeat protein, protein MSRPAERPSRSLLTLLVAASSLGLARAAPLDPGAPLRRVVGPPRGAAPMSRVDAARSGRAPSSLPRAPRLLWRARVQGGLSHGIAVDERGAIVAASGLGQLVQLSPGGVPEWSARLGPGVPLCAPVLTSDGTRVTVMSGPALIGVWPDGRLRYRRALEVEDARPVASPLPLEDGSLSVALGRVVVRIEPDGSLAAQARLSEPAATLLAHRGRVLVVGERGGVSELRAESTSVGLGSFGGPITGGAALVAPDTLVAVVDRRRLVALELTSSRERILLDDAAGLRGPPALGADGRLWVTTADGFVVAVDRAGRETRRALVEPAARLPARGLPRLALEPPPLLVDAAGYAAIVRAAEDAALLGPDGSLRAAPEASCPDPIAVEPSGPERMLVACHSGLLMLVGGGAVPSPSRGSGAAQ, encoded by the coding sequence GTGTCGAGGCCGGCTGAGCGCCCGTCGCGCTCGCTCCTCACGTTGCTCGTGGCGGCGAGCTCGCTCGGCCTCGCGCGCGCGGCGCCGCTCGATCCGGGCGCTCCGCTCCGGCGCGTGGTCGGCCCGCCCCGCGGCGCCGCGCCGATGTCGCGCGTCGACGCGGCGCGGAGCGGCCGCGCCCCGAGCTCCTTGCCGCGCGCGCCGCGCCTCCTCTGGCGCGCCCGCGTGCAAGGCGGGCTCAGCCACGGCATCGCGGTCGACGAACGAGGTGCGATCGTGGCGGCGAGCGGCCTCGGGCAGTTGGTCCAGCTCTCACCGGGCGGCGTGCCGGAGTGGTCGGCGCGGCTCGGTCCCGGCGTGCCGCTCTGCGCCCCGGTGCTCACCAGCGACGGCACTCGGGTCACCGTCATGAGCGGGCCGGCGCTCATCGGCGTGTGGCCGGACGGCAGACTGCGCTATCGCCGCGCGCTCGAGGTCGAGGACGCACGACCGGTCGCGAGCCCGCTCCCGCTCGAGGACGGCAGCCTGAGCGTCGCGCTCGGACGCGTCGTAGTCCGCATCGAGCCCGACGGTTCGCTGGCGGCGCAAGCGCGCCTGAGCGAGCCTGCAGCGACGCTCCTCGCGCATCGCGGCCGCGTGCTCGTGGTCGGCGAGCGCGGCGGCGTGAGCGAGCTCCGGGCGGAGTCGACCTCGGTCGGGCTCGGGAGCTTCGGGGGTCCGATCACCGGCGGCGCTGCCCTCGTCGCCCCCGACACGCTGGTCGCGGTCGTCGACCGCCGGCGGTTGGTCGCGCTCGAGCTCACGAGCTCGCGCGAGCGGATCCTCCTCGACGACGCCGCCGGGCTCCGCGGCCCACCCGCCCTCGGCGCCGACGGAAGGCTCTGGGTCACGACCGCCGACGGCTTCGTCGTCGCGGTCGACCGCGCGGGCCGCGAGACGCGGCGCGCGCTCGTGGAGCCAGCAGCCCGGCTTCCCGCTCGAGGGCTCCCGCGCCTCGCGCTCGAGCCGCCGCCGCTCCTGGTCGATGCGGCGGGGTACGCGGCCATCGTCCGCGCGGCCGAGGACGCCGCGCTGCTCGGGCCGGACGGCAGCCTCCGCGCGGCGCCCGAGGCGAGCTGCCCGGACCCCATCGCGGTCGAGCCGTCCGGCCCGGAGCGGATGCTGGTGGCCTGCCACTCCGGGCTGCTGATGTTGGTTGGGGGCGGCGCGGTACCGAGCCCGTCGCGCGGCTCCGGCGCCGCTCAGTAG